A portion of the Lolium rigidum isolate FL_2022 chromosome 1, APGP_CSIRO_Lrig_0.1, whole genome shotgun sequence genome contains these proteins:
- the LOC124693491 gene encoding uncharacterized protein LOC124693491, giving the protein MEGADHLYPPIEPYDLDPPQLGDAAAAAAGDARVSDQPVRWDDEPKEGTHTCQQGTKDNPDRNDTDDSPGVVDVYECDGEMTASKESGENRYYDCPLREQTGIWVPPSVPPMTKHDHEEWQKGFGSNSGYFIDEEWDIDEDIREMTMWDVFSEMAAAGRDKLLSVASFDLGRHSMSLISHFLLQAALEDKTQTLAEASVGSERALLETGPTKWLPDSAAPSCMLCGARFHPIICTRHHCRFCGGIFCGGCSKGRSLMPPKFGTSDPQRVCDVCGVRLECIQPYLMNQISRACQLPTKDLTDLSTLRSWINIPWAHTMEYEIYKAANSIHGYCKIGKLNPEKSIPDSILRQAKGLAIITVAKVGMMVTYKIGTGLVIARRADGTWSPPSAISTCGIGYGAQAGGELADFIIVLRNTDAIKTFSGNAHLSLGAGIGASAGHLGRVAEADFRAGDGGYAACYTYSCSKGAFVGCALNGSVVSTRNSENARFYGGPVKASEILLGSMAKPPAAATLYKALSMLFEKIGN; this is encoded by the exons ATGGAGGGGGCCGATCACCTGTACCCGCCGATCGAGCCGTACGACCTCGACCCCCCGCAACTCGGcgacgccgctgccgctgccgccggcgacgCTAGGGTTTCCGACCAGCCGGTCAGGTGGGACGACGAGCCCAAGGAG GGAACCCACACATGTCAGCAAGGGACAAAAGACAATCCTGACAGAAACGATACGGATGACAGCCCTGGTGTCGTCGACGTTTACGAGTGCGATGGTGAAATGACCGCCTCAAAGGAATCAGGAGAGAACAGGTATTATGATTGCCCACTTCGTGAGCAAACCGGCATCTGGGTACCTCCTTCTGTCCCGCCGATGACAAAACATGATCACGAGGAGTGGCAGAAGGGCTTTGGCTCAAACAGTGGGTACTTCATAGACGAAGAATGGGATATAGATGAGGACATTAGGGAGATGAcaatgtgggatgtgttctctgAGATGGCTGCTGCGGGAAGAGATAAATTATTATCTGTTGCATCGTTTGATTTAGGGAGGCATAGCATGTCTCTAATATCTCATTTTCTTCTTCAAGCGGCTTTGGAGGATAAGACTCAAACACTTGCAGAGGCCAGTGTTGGTTCTGAACGTGCTCTGCTTGAGACAGGACCGACAAAGTGGCTTCCTGACAGTGCTGCTCCCTCTTGCATGCTTTGTGGAGCACGATTCCATCCAATAATTTGCACACGCCATCACTGTCGTTTTTGCGGTGGGATATTTTGTGGTGGCTGTTCAAAAGGTAGAAGCTTGATGCCTCCGAAATTTGGAACTTCTGATCCTCAAAGGGTCTGTGATGTTTGTGGAGTACGTCTTGAGTGTATTCAGCCTTACTTGATGAACCAGATCAGCCGTGCTTGCCAACTTCCGACTAAAGATTTGACAGACCTTAGCACCTTGAGGTCATGGATAAACATCCCATGGGCACACACGATGGAGTATGAGATTTACAAGGCTGCAAATTCTATTCATGGGTATTGTAAG ATTGGGAAGCTGAATCCGGAGAAGTCCATCCCTGATTCAATTCTTAGACAAGCAAAAGGGCTTGCTATTATTACTGTAGCAAAGGTTGGAATGATGGTCACATACAAAATTGGTACCGGGCTGGTTATTGCTCGCAGAGCTGATGGTACCTGGTCACCTCCTTCAGCCATATCTACTTGTGGCATTGGATATGGAGCTCAG GCTGGAGGTGAGTTAGCTGACTTTATCATTGTTCTGAGGAACACTGATGCCATTAAAACATTCAGTGGAAATGCACATCTGTCACTTGGGGCTGGCATTGGTGCTTCTGCTGGTCATCTTGGACGGGTGGCAGAGGCTGATTTTCGTGCCGGTGATGGTGGTTATGCTGCCTGTTACACATACAGCTGTAGCAAAG GTGCCTTTGTTGGATGTGCACTCAATGGAAGTGTGGTATCAACTCGAAACTCGGAAAATGCCCGATTTTATGGCGGTCCAGTTAAGGCATCAGAAATCCTACTTGGTTCAATGGCCAAGCCACCTGCTGCCGCCACTCTCTATAAAGCCCTATCCATGCTATTTGAGAAGATTGGAAATTAG
- the LOC124693500 gene encoding protein BZR1 homolog 3, translating into MMHGAGGGGGLGGTRVPTWRERENNRRRERRRRAIAAKIYTGLRAYGGYDLPKHCDNNEVLKALCNEAGWVVEPDGTTYRRGCKPPPQARFDPIGRSAPQSPSSSYQPSPQASYNPSPASSSFPSSGSSSHITLGGGNNLIGGVEGSSLIPWLKNLSSNPSFASSSKLPQLHHLYFNGGSISAPVTPPSSSPTHTPRIKTDWENQSVLPPWANANYASLPNSTPPSPGHHVAPDPAWLAGFQISSAGPSSPTYNLVSHNPFGVFKEALASSSRVCTPGQSGTCSPVMGGAPAHLDVQMVDGAADDFAFGSNSNGNNELPGLVKAWEGERIHEECASDELELTLGSSQTRGEPS; encoded by the exons ATGATGcacggggccggcggcggcggcggcctcgggggCACGCGGGTGCCGACGTGGCGGGAGCGGGAGAACAACCGGCGCAGGGAGCGCCGGCGCCGGGCGATCGCCGCCAAGATCTACACCGGCCTCAGGGCCTACGGCGGCTACGACCTCCCCAAGCACTGCGACAACAACGAGGTGCTCAAGGCGCTCTGCAACGAGGCGGGGTGGGTCGTCGAGCCCGACGGCACCACCTACCGCAGG GGATGTAAACCTCCTCCACAAGCGCGTTTTGATCCAATTGGAAGGTCTGCTCCGCAAAGCCCCAGCTCTTCATATCAACCTAGTCCACAGGCTTCATACAACCCAAGCCCTGCATCATCATCATTTCCGAGCTCTGGATCCTCTTCTCatatcactcttggtggtggaaaCAACTTGATTGGTGGTGTGGAGGGAAGTTCCCTTATCCCGTGGCTGAAGAATCTTTCGTCAAACCCCTCATTTGCCTCCTCTTCCAAGTTACCACAGCTTCACCATCTCTATTTCAACGGAGGTTCCATTAGTGCTCCAGTGACACCTCCATCCAGCTCGCCAACTCATACACCTCGTATCAAGACTGATTGGGAGAACCAAAGTGTTCTGCCACCATGGGCTAATGCAAATTATGCTTCTCTTCCCAACTCCACACCTCCAAGCCCTGGCCACCACGTTGCTCCAGACCCGGCATGGCTAGCAGGGTTCCAGATATCATCCGCTGGACCCTCATCACCCACATATAACCTTGTTTCACATAATCCCTTTGGGGTCTTCAAAGAGGCTCTTGCCAGCTCATCAAGAGTGTGCACCCCTGGACAGAGCGGAACATGTTCTCCGGTAATGGGCGGTGCGCCGGCTCATCTTGATGTTCAGATGGTCGATGGGGCCGCTGATGATTTTGCCTTCGGGAGCAACAGCAATGGCAACAATGAGTTACCTGGATTGGTGAAGGCATGGGAAGGGGAGCGGATACATGAGGAATGCGCCTCGGACGAGCTTGAGCTCACCCTTGGGAGTTCACAGACTCGCGGAGAACCCTCCTGA